One region of Fragaria vesca subsp. vesca linkage group LG4, FraVesHawaii_1.0, whole genome shotgun sequence genomic DNA includes:
- the LOC101293297 gene encoding uncharacterized protein LOC101293297 encodes MDMMKAITSTKKLISKAWRLCAASPKQTGSEGCTTSSSRSCSASNDKRKKKNKAGKVTPVGYFSVYVGPEKQRFALKMEYVNHPLFKVLLEDAALEYGYRNDGPLLLPCDVDLFYNVLAEIESMDDIDEEMISSNRSLIQILFSPIHSNSRMNKGYGGGYRLLSTSPKLKMTKF; translated from the coding sequence ATGGATATGATGAAGGCAATTACGTCGACAAAGAAACTGATCAGCAAGGCTTGGAGGCTATGCGCTGCTTCACCAAAACAAACCGGCAGCGAAGGGTGCACAACATCCAGTTCAAGGAGTTGCAGTGCTAGCAATGACAAACGGAAGAAGAAGAACAAGGCCGGAAAAGTAACTCCGGTGGGGTATTTCTCAGTCTACGTCGGACCTGAAAAACAACGGTTTGCGTTGAAGATGGAGTATGTTAATCATCCGTTGTTCAAGGTGCTGTTAGAGGATGCAGCATTGGAGTATGGATACAGAAATGATGGTCCGCTTTTGCTTCCTTGTGATGTGGATTTGTTCTACAATGTTTTGGCAGAGATAGAGAGCATGGATGACATCGATGAGGAAATGATCAGTTCCAATCGGTCTTTGATACAAATTTTGTTTAGTCCAATTCATTCAAATTCAAGAATGAACAAGGGTTATGGTGGTGGCTATAGGCTTCTTAGTACATCACCAAAGCTTAAGATGACTAAGTTTTAG
- the LOC101293586 gene encoding uncharacterized protein LOC101293586 → MDMVKGNSRKKNQTKKPSRPCSNLLKQASKVCAALSSLTKRKSWSCSTSTCSRKKNKAGRAAPAGCFPAYVGPEKQQFVVKTEIANHPLFKVLLEDAALKYGYKNDGPLLLPCDVDLFCNVLTEIEGSIVEDMICPNSWCLMRGFFGSARPRHLDFRMNKGYGGAYRSL, encoded by the coding sequence ATGGATATGGTGAAGGGAAACTCAAGAAAGAAGAATCAGACTAAGAAACCGTCGAGGCCATGCAGTAATTTATTGAAACAAGCCAGCAAAGTGTGCGCAGCACTGAGTTCATTGACGAAGAGAAAATCTTGGAGTTGCAGTACTAGCACTTGCAGCCGGAAGAAGAACAAGGCCGGTAGAGCTGCTCCGGCCGGGTGTTTCCCAGCCTACGTCGGTCCCGAAAAGCAACAGTTTGTTGTGAAGACGGAGATTGCTAACCATCCATTGTTCAAGGTGCTGTTAGAGGATGCAGCATTGAAGTATGGGTACAAAAATGATGGTCCGCTTTTGCTTCCTTGTGATGTGGATTTGTTCTGCAATGTTTTGACAGAGATAGAGGGCAGTATCGTTGAGGATATGATCTGCCCCAATAGTTGGTGTTTGATGCGAGGTTTCTTTGGTTCAGCTCGTCCTCGTCATTTAGATTTTAGAATGAACAAGGGCTACGGTGGTGCTTATAGGTCCCTCTAA
- the LOC101293879 gene encoding uncharacterized protein LOC101293879, whose amino-acid sequence MDIVKGKLAKNVIMKAWRKCNLTNQSSSKRKKSKGCRVLAPDGCFSVYVGPEKQRFVVKVEFANHPLFKVLLEDAAWEYGYSTGGPILLPCDVDLFCNVLAEMENNVDGDMMSLSDEFFFIQCSSPARRPRSDSSMIKGYDGAYMLLSPSVG is encoded by the coding sequence ATGGATATTGTGAAGGGAAAGTTGGCGAAGAATGTGATAATGAAGGCATGGAGGAAGTGCAATTTAACAAACCAGAGCAGCAGCAAGAGGAAGAAGAGCAAGGGCTGCAGAGTACTAGCTCCGGATGGGTGCTTCTCGGTCTACGTTGGACCAGAGAAGCAACGATTCGTGGTGAAGGTTGAGTTTGCTAACCATCCATTGTTCAAGGTACTGTTAGAGGATGCTGCCTGGGAATACGGGTACAGTACTGGAGGTCCAATTTTGCTTCCTTGCGATGTGGATTTGTTCTGCAATGTTTTGGCAGAGATGGAGAACAATGTTGATGGCGATATGATGAGTTTATCCGACGAGTTTTTTTTCATACAATGTAGCAGTCCAGCTCGTCGTCCTCGTTCAGATTCGAGCATGATTAAGGGCTATGATGGTGCTTATATGCTGCTTAGTCCATCAGTTGGTTAA
- the LOC101295412 gene encoding omega-hydroxypalmitate O-feruloyl transferase-like has protein sequence MGDNSYKTFELNVKKEEPTLVPPAAETEKGLYFLSNLDQNIAVVVRTLYYYKSDSKGNEDVVEVMKKALSDVLVHYYPLAGRLSISTEGKLIVDCTGDGAVFVEAEANCEMKEVGDITKPDPVTDGKLIYDVPGANNILEIPPLVVQVTKFRCGGFVLGLSINHCMNDGISAMQFVNSWSETARGVPLKVLPFLDRSILKARNPPKIEFPHHEFAQIEDISDTTKLYEEEEMVYRSFCFEPEKLEKLKKKAMEDGVLEKCTSFVALSAFVWRARTRALRMVPDQKTKLLFAVDGRSRFEPVIPKGYYGNAIVLTYALCSTGELLENPFSFSVGLVDKAIHMVSDSYMRSVIDYFEVTRARPSLAATLLITTWSRLDFHTTDFGWGEPVFSGPVGLPEKEVILFLSHGEDRKSINVFLGMPASAMKVFEELMQI, from the exons ATGGGGGATAACAGTTACAAAACCTTTGAGCTTAATGTGAAGAAAGAAGAACCAACTCTTGTACCTCCTGCAGCAGAAACGGAGAAGGGCCTCTACTTCCTCTCAAATCTAGATCAGAACATTGCGGTCGTAGTTCGTACACTATACTACTATAAATCGGATTCAAAGGGGAATGAGGATGTTGTGGAAGTCATGAAGAAAGCCTTGTCAGATGTTCTTGTTCATTACTATCCACTGGCAGGAAGGTTAAGTATAAGCACAGAGGGGAAGCTGATAGTGGATTGCACAGGAGATGGGGCTGTGTTTGTGGAAGCTGAAGCTAACTGTGAAATGAAGGAGGTAGGAGACATTACAAAGCCGGATCCTGTGACTGACGGGAAGCTGATTTATGATGTTCCTGGTGCCAATAACATACTTGAGATTCCTCCTTTGGTTGTTCAG GTGACTAAGTTCAGATGTGGAGGATTTGTCCTTGGGTTAAGCATCAACCATTGTATGAATGATGGGATTTCTGCAATGCAATTTGTGAACTCATGGAGTGAGACTGCTAGAGGCGTGCCTCTTAAGGTTCTTCCATTTCTAGACAGAAGCATACTCAAAGCGCGAAACCCTCCAAAGATAGAGTTCCCTCACCATGAGTTTGCTCAGATAGAAGATATATCTGATACCACAAAACTTTATGAAGAAGAAGAAATGGTTTATAGGTCCTTCTGTTTTGAACCAGAGAAGCTCGAAAAGCTCAAGAAAAAGGCCATGGAAGATGGGGTTCTTGAAAAATGCACTTCATTTGTAGCACTCTCTGCCTTTGTCTGGAGAGCAAGGACCAGAGCCTTAAGGATGGTACCTGATCAGAAAACAAAGCTGCTTTTCGCTGTTGATGGACGGTCGAGATTTGAGCCAGTGATACCAAAAGGCTACTATGGAAATGCAATTGTGCTGACATATGCATTATGCAGTACAGGGGAGCTATTAGAGAATCCATTCTCATTTTCTGTAGGGCTAGTTGATAAGGCAATTCACATGGTTAGTGATAGTTATATGAGATCAGTCATAGACTACTTTGAAGTCACAAGAGCTAGGCCTTCTTTGGCAGCAACTCTTTTGATAACAACATGGTCTAGGCTTGATTTCCACACTACTGATTTCGGTTGGGGAGAGCCTGTGTTTTCGGGGCCTGTGGGTTTGCCTGAGAAGGAAGTAATCTTGTTCCTTTCTCACGGTGAAGACAGGAAAAGCATTAATGTGTTTTTGGGAATGCCAGCTTCTGCTATGAAGGTGTTTGAAGAGTTGATGCAGATTTGA
- the LOC101295707 gene encoding uncharacterized protein LOC101295707: protein MASEDLEEKKPEEEAPVEDKQEEAEAYEDAKEEVGEDEEKEDLLEVEEKATENEGEVGEEGEETTPKKGKRTRKTSKTPVVKKAKKEGEEKEPVTPVSERPTRERKVVERYSAPESGRSSATKPVNIEKGPGTQLKDIPNVAFKLSKRKLDDNLQILHTILFGKKAKSYSLKRNILQFSGYVWAENEQEKQRTRVKEKLDKCVKEKLVDFCDVLNIQINKAGTKKEELSAKLLEFLESPHATTDVLLAEKEQKGQKRKKKVTPSKNAGSGEGSPETSAKKQKDTPSVEKNEESTKDEEDELDDNVEPSDPKDDPLEEDDDDKLNEETDHGEKSDEDEDEDEPKDQVASPKRSSKDVKEGSKVKTGKSTPAKKKTPAKTPTDSEKKTRSSKRGASDADGASGSKAKGSGKKQKTEKESPIDSKGKTTSKKQLSKSPAKVPEKDQVKGKTSKKAKAEPTKEDVHAVIVDILKEVDFNTATLSDILKQLGTHFQIDLMHRKAEVKEIITDVINNMTDEEEEDEEQEAAGDDSEKEDHDDA, encoded by the exons ATGGCGTCCGAAGACCTAGAGGAGAAGAAGCCGGAAGAGGAAGCTCCGGTCGAGGACAAACAGGAGGAGGCTGAAGCTTATGAGGATGCGAAAGAGGAGGTCGGAGAGGACGAAGAGAAGGAGGATCTGCTGGAAGTTGAAGAGAAGGCGACGGAGAACGAGGGAGAGGTAGGTGAAGAAGGTGAAGAGACTACTCCCAAGAAAGGTAAGAGAACTCGGAAAACTAGCAAGACTCCGGTTGTGAAGAAGGCGAAGAAGGAAGGCGAGGAGAAGGAGCCGGTGACTCCGGTGAGTGAGAGGCCGACCAGGGAGAGGAAGGTAGTTGAGCGCTACTCGGCTCCGGAGAGTGGGAGGTCTTCGGCGACGAAGCCAGTGAACATTGAGAAG GGTCCTGGGACGCAGCTTAAGGATATTCCTAACG TGGCTTTCAAGTTATCAAAGAGAAAACTGGATGACAACCTGCAAATACTGCACACAATTCTTTTTGGGAAGAAAGCAAAG TCTTACAGTTTAAAGAGAAACATCCTCCAGTTTTCAGGTTATGTGTGGGCTGAGAATGAG CAAGAAAAACAGAGAACAAGGGTAAAGGAGAAGCTTGATAAGTGTGTTAAAGAAAAGTTAGTGGATTTTTGTGACGTGCTTAACATTCAAATCAATAAAGCCGGCACAAAGAAG GAAGAACTTTCTGCAAAATTATTGGAGTTTTTGGAATCGCCACATGCTACAACTGATGTTCTGCTCGCTGAAAAGGAACAG AAAGGACAAAAGCGAAAGAAGAAGGTTACACCAAGTAAGAATGCAGGTTCTGGAGAAGGATCACCGGAAACATCAGCCAAG AAACAAAAGGACACACCCAGTGTTGAAAAGAATGAAGAGTCAACCAAGGATGAAGAAGACGAACTTGATGATAATGTTGAACCTTCAGATCCGAAAGATGATCCTCTTGAAGAAGATGATGATGACAAGTTGAATGAAGAAACTGATCATGGGGAGAAATCTGATGAAGATGAAGATGAAGATGAACCAAAGGACCAGGTGGCAAGTCCAAAACGTTCATCAAAAGATGTGAAGGAGGGCTCAAAGGTTAAAACTGGGAAGTCAACACCAGCTAAGAAGAAAACCCCTGCGAAAACTCCTACAGATTCGGAAAAGAAAACTCGTTCTTCAAAAAGAGGTGCAAGTGATGCTGATGGAGCTTCTGGTTCTAAAGCCAAGGGATCTGGGAAAAAACAGAAGACTGAAAAGGAAAGCCCAATAGATAGCAAGGGTAAAACCACTAGCAAGAAACAGTTAAGCAAGTCCCCAGCCAAGGTTCCGGAAAAGGATCAAG TGAAAGGCAAAACTAGCAAGAAAGCAAAGGCAGAGCCCACAAAAGAAGATGTGCATGCTGTCATTGTTGACATCCTTAAGGAAGTTGACTTCAATACT GCAACTTTATCTGATATTCTCAAGCAACTTG GTACCCACTTTCAAATTGATTTAATGCATAGAAAAGCAGAGGTGAAGGAGATAATTACGGATGTAATTAATAACATGACTGATGAGGAAGAAGAGGATGAAGAACAGGAAGCAGCTGGTGATGATTCAGAGAAAGAGGACCATGATGATGCTTAG